The following DNA comes from Athene noctua chromosome 1, bAthNoc1.hap1.1, whole genome shotgun sequence.
GAAGAGCCACCCTTAAAATCAATTTCAGGATAACCCTTTAGACATGGAAACAGACTTTGGTTGCCCAGGTGAAATAGGATGTATTTGTTCTGATTTCTTCCTAATGTAATCAAATATTAGGCTGGCATCAAAAAGCACTTTTCGGAGTCACTGACATGTTTTTAGAAGTTGTATCCATTGGGAAGTGATTTATAGTGTAACACACAACTGGTTAAAGTAGAAAGCCATCAGAGCAGGTgtggtgattttcttttttaaaaattatttatttatttatgttttttcccCCTGACATGTTAGAAGTTGAAAGTGCATCCTCAGAGGACATATACTAGGTACCTTTGACAACCCAGGCTAGGATACCAGACAGAAGGATGTAGATGAAGTTTAAGCTCTGTAAATCTGGATATGGCTGCTTAGTTTGTGGCTTTGGTATAATTTTAGTGAATTCTGCCAGAGGTTTCCTCAGTTCATTGACTGTGCCTACACACAGTTTCCCTTTGCTTACCACAGTCTGGTTGAGTTTCTAGTGCTAGAAAACCTTCAGTACAAACTTTCAGCCCCGATTGTAACTTCTTAGCCTCAGTGCTGTGAAGCAGTGCCAGAGACTGGTGTGAAATAATTCAATGCAAAATGTGCCTTATAAGTAgctaaatttcagttttcataagTATCAGAATCATTTCTTCTCCCACAGCATTGTTACTCTCATCTATTCTCTGATACCTAAATTGTATACCAAATGGGACACCTAGGATTCTGCATATCTCAGAGATAATGGTAAAGAAGTTTTCTTTAGGAAATGGAATATAAGATAATTATGAGgcagttgggttttttaaaaatatttttgaaaggtgGAAAATAAAGGAGAGTGCCATCCCAGAGATGCTTCTGGTGTGCATGCTTTCCTCCTGTTGGCAATCTGCCTgttaagccttctcttctcatgGTCTGGACCTTACCTTGAGGGGGAAGTGTCCTGAGACTTAGCTCTTGCCCTCCATAAGTCATTTTATTGCACTGTTCTTTgtgtaaaagaaaacacagttacCATGAGCAAGATACAAGATCTGCTATGTGATGAAGCTTCACTGAGAGGGATTTATGTTCAATATGTTGAATTTATGGCAGTAACACGTGACATAGCACAAGTCTGCTATGCTCAGTGTGTGCTGCAACTCTGAAATGACAGCCTTAGGTCAATCCCTAGCACTTTGCAGCTGAGTCCAGATGTTGGATTGAACCAATAAAACACTGGTTTAAATGCATTCAGACTCCTTATATCATTCCGTAACAGTGAACCCAGGCCTTGAACGTTACAGCTGTATCTACTTTTTTTACGGAATGTGGGGAGAAAGACTTTAAGCACTGAGGAAAGAACTGTGTAGTCAAATAGGCAAAGGAGCTACCTGATACGCAGCTCCTGAGCTATATATTGAAATGCTGTTTGAGTAGGGTGACGTTTTCTTAACTAGTGTTTATTGTTGCATTTCACAATAACTTTCTACttcctttttaacaaaaataagttatgtacaaattatttatttcagtctttaTATACCTTTATGTTACTTTCTTGTAGGCCAGACTAATCTGAAGAGTCCAGAGGATATTCAGGTCCATGTTGTAAATTCGAATTTCACTCTAAGGTGGAACTACACTGGGGACGATACCAATGTGACGTTTTCAGCAGAATGCCTGTGGTGAGTAGTAACTTTATTCTGAGCCAGAAATGTCTTAAACTTATCTGTGTAGAAGACCATATTAATTATTATGCTTCTTGATATTGCCACATAAAATTTCTAGAGCCGTTTTGAAATCCAGAAAGATTAAGTCTTGAAATGTAGTTGAATACTAGTATTGTCCTTCATTTGTCTTAATTTGTGTGTAAAATTAGATTGTTCACTGATAGCAATGTGTTATAAATGCAGAACACACTTGGTAGTAATGCTTAGTACTAGAGTGGTTCTTTGAGATTAACTATAGACTAATTTTTGTTCTTAAGCGTTTGCTTGGTTTTCTTCAATTGTTTCATATACCAACACTTATGCACGCATATACGTACACATATACATTTGGTATTTTGTGTCACTTCCCTGACaagtaaatattaaaaaccaCTTTTAAGATAAAATCACTTAAGAAGTTTTTGATTTTAGGATTTTCTAGTGTATgattttggatttaaaaaaaaaaaaaaccaaaaccagttcACCTTCAATGTGTAGATGAGAAAGAACAGCTTTGAATATAGTCTCATTTTAATAACATAGTAGTGGTCTGAAAGATAAGATAGGAGTTGAGGATAAACAATTACTGTTTCAAGCCTTCAAgcctctgtctctttttttttttttttttttttggtcaggacATTTTGAATCTGTATATGAAATGTTTCTTAAGTAGGAATGTCTCCAAACTCACAAGAAAAACAGCTTCTGTAAAGCTAATTATTCCAACATGGACTGCTGAACTCCCATTTTCTCCATTGAGGTTTTCTTTTCCCCTAATCTACATTCCTTGCTAATGTTAGAATTGGGGGAGTTGCTGCTTTTATGCTATTTTAAGCACTTCTTTCCatcaaaacttttaaattttgtgtGCTAAGGATATAATTCTGGATTTTGACAGTTCTTTGATGGTGTTTCCTGACACTGTGTGTTTACATGATGAATGAAGTAAACTGGTACAAGACTCTGCAGACTGATAGTTAACCTTTGGTGATAAGGCTAAACTAATAAATTAGTAGATGAATTAATTAAATGGCAATATGAATTCCAGGGTAACTAAGTAGATAACACTGATTACACTAGTGATGGTGATAAATGTCACACCATTTAATGCGGTTTTATTAGCattaagaagaaaaggaagaagaatctCAAGGCTTAAATTGtgtattggttttatttttggggTGTTTTCTCTCTTATAGGTTTGAAGGTTATGGGACGGATAAAACGGAATGGAAGGAGTTGACTGGGTGTCAAAAAGTTACGCACACAGAATGTGACTTTTCCTCAGCAATAACCGAATACTATGATACACATCATGTGCGTATAAGGgctgaaagaagggaagaagtgTCTCCATGGTCTAGCATTTTTGAAATGATTCCATATTGTATAGGTATGAGCTCTATATATACTGTAATATTTTTAGTTAAATGTCCTTCAGCACgttactgtggaaaaaaatgcatgtggcTCCCTTTGCTCATAACGACATGAGCTAATGGTTTTCTCAATGTAATATAAGGCCTTTTCAGGTCATGGAATGTTATGATTCTTTTGTGGAAAGGGGAAAGTATTCTAAATGATACTGTTTTTCTGACAAAATTTTATGTCACTCCGTATTTTTCTAGatttcagaaaaatcctttttgaCAGTGGAATTGTCTGGAAGTTTTCTTATGACATTGTGACTTTTCAGTAGTTGCGTTATAGTATGATACTGAAGCCTTCCCTCAATGTTGGATTGATTTTGTTTGAGCTAGGTTTCTTGCCTTGCATGTTCTAGAACAACTTATACTGATTTTCATTGCAGACTGGAAAACATACACTAGTAATATTGCATTTTAACTGCTTCTTTTAGAACTAAGTAATGGTGGTTGGTTTTTATGTTAGATTTCTATTAGATGCTGCCTGAGATTCATTAAAACTAAGATCCTATAGACAATTACTGTGATCTTGTTACTGCCtctaaagtattaaaaataagatCCTATAGGCAGTTACTGTGGGTttattaatgtaaattattttgctggcatttttttctttaaatagtcatactttatttttcttttaatatttgcAGCTCAGATCGGTCCCCCAGAGATAGAGTTGCAGTCCATAAATGGAGTCATAAAAATTAAGGTTTCTCCTCCAGAAGCAAAAATGTGGATAAATCCTCTAAACTTTAAATATAATCTCATAATCTGGGAAAATTCATCAATTGCTGAGGTatgatcaattttttttctttatgtaactGTCAGAGATGTACTTTAACTGCTTCACACTGTAAAATGGAGTTGTTCAATTATGGCACTGTATAACTGTTGCTGTGCAGTTTACAAGTTGGGAGGGTGTGTTCTCTTGCAGTTTTTTGGTTTTACTAGAAGATTGTATTAGATATTTTGTTATAAGAATTAGTATTTCTGTTCAATGCTGGATCCACTTTCTAATGCATGAGGAAGAAGGTGAAACCATCTCAGATGTGTTGGAGCAGGAGCCACCCTCGGCAGGAGgaacagggaggggaaaagagtTCAAGGCAGTGGGAAGAAGTGTTTACACTAAGGCATAGATATAGGGGAGGGAGAGGTAAGAGATGATTTTGCTGAGACTATATAGTTTGACTACAGCTATCAGTACACTGCCCTGTGTCATTAATTAAGTTCTTTGTTTTTACACTGTAGGTTGGGATTTCTTAGGGATTCTTTTGAGGTCTTGTAACTGTGAACTAGTTTCCAAGCTGTAATTGTGCATCTCGCACAGCAGATATAGCTATTCTGTAAAGATCAAGGTAGAAACAgtctttttttatccttttggGAGAATGGGTGCCAGCTAAATTGGGGTAGTAACTGAAGAGATACCCGTGTTCATTTAGAAGACCTAGTCATAACCATTACACATCAAAGGGGGAAGAAGCATTAAATTAAGTATAAGCCGTGTACAAAGGTCAGTCACTGAAAAGTCTAGTAAACCAAAAGCAGGGAGATAGCAGGAGGAGGGAGTGCTCATTCAGTGAATTGAGGGACAGAAGTGTACTATTTATCTTTTCAGTATGAGCCTGAATATTTGTGTGGTGACTTATGTGCCATGTACAGCAGTGCCGGAATCCCTCCCTACTTTAATGTGTTAAAGGGGCATGACACAATCCTTCTCAGTCCCGTGGCTATACTGGAAACTTAACCTTTAGCATTTATTCAGCTCATATATTGTCCTTCATTCCCTACTTTAGCATTTTTGATGGCATATTCTATAAATGGGCTGAAGCCTGAGGAAGTAAAAAGATACTTTAAGAAAATCAGCTCATCAGGAAGAACAGTTATCTTCATATGCTCTTTGCAATTCTTTCTTACAGTTCAGAAGTCTAAGTATTTTTCCTACTGACATAATTGATGATCTTGTGCCAGACACTACCTATTGTTTGAAAGTTCAAGCAACAATTCCTTTGGACTTGAAAGAAGGCTTATTCAGTCCCATTCGTTGTGTAAAAACTACCCATAAAGGTACAGAGTAAAATCTCTTTATCTTGAAATGATTGCTCAAGTTTAAACTGTTGGAAATTGTTCTAAAGCAATAGGAATATGCAGATGTGCCAGGTTCCTACTCATTTTGGTATAACAGCCATCTTGACAGTTAtgtacattttctgttttaaatcagtATAAAATATCAGAGTTTTGATAGTACAAAAAGGTTTTTGCTCTGAGGCAAATTCTGCTCACTAATTTGGATTGCAAAAACTACTTTCTGTTTTGTGGAAAACTGGATATTTGTGAATTTTTAACTTTGAATCAGGAGGAAGGGGATGTGTATGTAggcaaaagaaaagctttttatatACTTGGCATTAAATGAATGCGTATGAAGTTGAgctaagcttaaaaaaatattggttttatGCAGGCCTTTCTTGGTGAATTTATTATTACAGATTCTGAAGAATGGCTTAGTGACAGTTTGCCACCCGTTGCTTGTTTTGCATGTCtaaatttaaattcttttgtGTGCTGTTCAGATGTCAGTTTAAgtactttaaaatgtttatttcgggaaaaaaaaaaacaactgtggGAATGTAGAAAGTCAAACAATAGATTGAACAGATGGTACATCAAAATTACTTCATGTTTACATGTGTTTATTTTGCACATTTTTGTCATTGAGTTACTGCTGAACAAGTTTATTTCTACTAATCACAGCGTTTctatacttatttttttcttaattgattTTTCActgattcttttttattaaaggCTTAATATGCTGTATATATCATGAACTTTGATTTTCCACCTTTATAATGAAAACAGACAATTTTTATTGTTAATTATAGGAAGTGTACCATGACCATTTACCTGAGAAATGCCTGTCGAGTGAGAAGTTTCTGTACATAATATAAATCTTTTCAGTAACTGtgggtttcctttccttttcattctgAGCAGTGATTGACCTAGTCTGTGCAACAAATGTGAGCATTTTTGCTTTGAATATGAAATTTCATCTGCAATGGAATAATCAGTATAAACAACATGTGAGCTACAATGTACAGTATCTGATGTGAGTTAAAAAATTTCCGTACTCTGTTTAAACACGTTATGTCATTCTAAATGCTATCCATTGTATTTTACAAATAGTTAGTAGAAGTTAAAGTGAAATGCTTAGCAAAAGTTACTTAATGTATTCATTAACACTGGACTGTGTGGCTTTTAAAAGGATTGTATCATACCCTAGAATTTCAGGGTGCTAGACTTCTTTTAGGAGTGTTAAATACCTGATGGAATGGACTACTAGATGTGTGCTAAGTAACACTTAAAAGATGTGAAGTCTGCATTGCTTCTTAGCTTTTGGAATATAAAGAAATTAGATGATTAATAGTGAGCAAAAATGCAGGTGTTCAGTGTTTCAATTCTCAGCATATTTGATTACTTCTGGTCAGATCCCAACATGGAAGAAAACCCATCTTGTCTATAAACCTGTATCTTAATATCCAGTTGTGTCACAAATATTGTGGCCAGCATCTAAAGGAAGACTCTAACATTCTTTTGGAATTCCTGTGACGTGACAGAAAAATAATCGACTTAATAGAACTATATGAAAAATCTTAATTtgggttttaaaaatttctaaaagtGATATATAATTTTTCTACTGAGGCTTGATTAAAGCACTAatttgtattatttgtatttCCTGATCCAGTTAACTTCATTGTTTCagttataaatgaaaaaaaagtattctaaATATGAGAAATTTCCAAGAGGCCCattcttccaaaaataaaaaaccctatgTAGCACAAGTGAACacgcacttttttcttttttttttgagttcaaGGACTTCGTATAAAAACTGTTCAAATATCTCTTGCAGGGGGTA
Coding sequences within:
- the IFNAR1 gene encoding interferon alpha/beta receptor 1 isoform X2 → MRSRRPGVPVTVQGCAEGGMDGGAAALLSCLLAVLPLRCAGQTNLKSPEDIQVHVVNSNFTLRWNYTGDDTNVTFSAECLWFEGYGTDKTEWKELTGCQKVTHTECDFSSAITEYYDTHHVRIRAERREEVSPWSSIFEMIPYCIAQIGPPEIELQSINGVIKIKVSPPEAKMWINPLNFKYNLIIWENSSIAEFRSLSIFPTDIIDDLVPDTTYCLKVQATIPLDLKEGLFSPIRCVKTTHKVIDLVCATNVSIFALNMKFHLQWNNQYKQHVSYNVQYLMGYLKKLHDDYSVKWLSVPRCENITDTQCNFSSIITATSGFYYLRVQTMNEYNKSCLSDEVKVDPLITNEIGPPGVKLDISDVLLHIQISPPGGSESDFMRDHYELSYRILYWKNSSNNEEEIKMKEIKQTIGTISDLTPSTLYCVKVQAFSELYNKSSHYSKEECIKTPGASFEHRAFWRTALQQSLSANYRRTNRELFYN